The Paraburkholderia hospita DNA segment ACATACCAACCATCGGCCATGCGGCTCACGGTCGCGCCCAGCACGCGCCCGGCGAAGCGCAATTCCTCACGCATGCGAACAACGCCGCAGCGCGGAAGCTTCACGGTCCTTCCGAGTACCTGCACGGCATGGCTAGACGCATTCACGGGGCCATTATCGGCGCGGAATGAATCGCGGATGCCCTTGCGCTTAAAGCGCGGATATCCCGGCTTTCTGCCGAGCTTCACGCGACGAAAGAAGTGGTCGAACGCGAGCCCGACATTCTTGATTGCGACCTGCGGCGCGCACTTCGTTACCTCTGCCATCCACGGGAATTCGACGGCCTTGATGGAGTTCAATTGCTTGCGAAGCGCGGCCTCGTTCGGCTTGCCACCTTCCTTGTGCTGGCGCGTCCATTCCGCCAACGCCCAGTTATAGGCGAAGCGAGCCACGCCGCACGCGCGGGCGAAATACTTCGCTTGCTCTGTGGTCGGGTCCAAGCGGATTTTGTGGACGCGGACAATCACCTGACAGCTTCCTTCAGCGCGTCGATAAGCTGCCTGTTCTTTTTGCTACGCGAGCCGTACAGCCGCGCGGAGAACACCGTAATGATTTCGAGCACGTCTTTCGCGAGTTCTTCCTCGAACGAAGGTTGCTCACCCTTGTGAATGATGACGATTTCGATGTTCTGCGCCGCGCACATGGCGAACACCAACTCGGAGCCGAAGCGCAGGAGGCGGTCTTTGTGCGTGATTACGAGCCGCTTCATCTGCTTGCGCAGAATCATTTCGAGCAGACGATCGAGACCTTTCTTGTGGTAGTTCATGCCACTGCCAAGGTCTTTGATGACTTCGCAGCGCCAGCCTTTAGCCGCGCAGTAGCTTTCCAGCATCGCGTGCTGACGCTCAAGGTCGTCCTTCTGGTCGTGCGAAGAAACACGGGCGTAGCAGACTGTCGGCGCGTCCTCGTTGCCGATGCCGAGCAGGTCCGACACGGCGTAATAGCGCGTGCCCCCAGCAGTCTTACGCGCAGGCAGTAGTTCGCCGGTCTCCTCCCACTTACGCAGGGTGGAGACCGCGACGCCGAGCATCGTTGCCGCTTCGCCAATCTTCACAAGCCTCTTTTCCATAAGGAAAGATTAGGGCAGATTTTGGCAGAAAATTCAACTCAGTTGTTCGCCCCCGCCCGCTCTTTCAACGGAACACGCCCGACTCCTGATTCGCTTCCGGCAACTGCCGCGTCTCCCGCACCGACTTCGGATGCCAGAGCCTCGCGCCGCCTTCGATGCCCGCCGCGTTCGATACGACGGTCGCATTCGACGGCAACTCGAACGTCAGACGCTCCGCATTGCCGCCGCCGATCCACAGCTTGTCGTAGTTGACGAGCGAAGCGAGGATGGCGATCACCTTCTCCACACGCCGGTTCCAGCGCTTGTTGCCCACCTTCTCGCGCGCCGCATTGCCGATGTACTCGTCATACGTGCGGTCCTTGCTGACGGGATGATGCGCGAGTTCGAGATGCGGCATCAGTTCGCCGTCGCGAAAGAGCGCGGTGCCCGCGCCCGTGCCCAGCG contains these protein-coding regions:
- a CDS encoding IS607 family transposase, whose amino-acid sequence is MEKRLVKIGEAATMLGVAVSTLRKWEETGELLPARKTAGGTRYYAVSDLLGIGNEDAPTVCYARVSSHDQKDDLERQHAMLESYCAAKGWRCEVIKDLGSGMNYHKKGLDRLLEMILRKQMKRLVITHKDRLLRFGSELVFAMCAAQNIEIVIIHKGEQPSFEEELAKDVLEIITVFSARLYGSRSKKNRQLIDALKEAVR
- a CDS encoding RNA-guided endonuclease InsQ/TnpB family protein, whose translation is MDPTTEQAKYFARACGVARFAYNWALAEWTRQHKEGGKPNEAALRKQLNSIKAVEFPWMAEVTKCAPQVAIKNVGLAFDHFFRRVKLGRKPGYPRFKRKGIRDSFRADNGPVNASSHAVQVLGRTVKLPRCGVVRMREELRFAGRVLGATVSRMADGWYVALSVETEGRLKAAEDRGAVGVDLGIKTRWRHSATAAALLR